A window of Desulfatirhabdium butyrativorans DSM 18734 contains these coding sequences:
- the ubiE gene encoding bifunctional demethylmenaquinone methyltransferase/2-methoxy-6-polyprenyl-1,4-benzoquinol methylase UbiE has translation MKMPDIPKWLNRKEERRQLTAYLQEHRMATYGFIQVPEDEKVAYVRRHFNSVAQRYDLMNTILSLGIHYIWKHVAVNRMGLKPGDRVLDVCGGTGDLSILADRKIGNQGQVFLCDINREMIDAGKNKPTNAVHRRRIAYIQGDIEALAFPDGSMDAAMVGFGIRNVTHMEKGFAEMFRVLKPGGTLMCLEFSQPVWKWFRMLYDFHSFYIMPWLGELIAGSRKAYVHLPETIRLFPLPDELAETLENIGFTAVRYQRLTNGIAVVHTGRKPPV, from the coding sequence ATGAAGATGCCGGATATACCCAAATGGCTGAACCGCAAGGAAGAGCGCCGCCAATTGACGGCCTATCTTCAGGAACATCGCATGGCGACCTACGGATTCATCCAGGTTCCAGAGGATGAGAAAGTGGCTTATGTCCGAAGGCATTTCAATTCCGTCGCCCAGCGCTACGACCTGATGAACACCATACTCAGCCTCGGGATCCATTACATCTGGAAACATGTGGCCGTCAACCGCATGGGGTTGAAACCCGGCGACCGCGTGCTGGATGTTTGCGGTGGAACCGGCGATCTGTCGATTCTTGCCGACCGGAAAATCGGTAATCAGGGGCAGGTATTTCTCTGCGATATCAACCGGGAAATGATCGACGCCGGAAAAAACAAACCGACAAATGCCGTTCACCGCCGACGTATCGCCTACATTCAGGGAGACATCGAAGCGCTCGCCTTCCCGGATGGCTCCATGGACGCCGCCATGGTTGGATTCGGGATTCGCAACGTGACGCACATGGAAAAAGGGTTTGCGGAGATGTTCCGTGTGCTGAAGCCCGGTGGGACCTTGATGTGTCTGGAATTTTCACAGCCTGTCTGGAAATGGTTCCGCATGCTCTATGATTTCCACTCGTTCTATATCATGCCCTGGCTTGGGGAACTGATCGCCGGTTCCCGCAAGGCCTATGTCCATCTTCCGGAAACGATCCGTTTGTTTCCGCTTCCGGATGAACTGGCGGAAACCCTCGAGAATATCGGTTTTACCGCCGTCCGTTACCAAAGACTCACCAACGGAATTGCGGTCGTTCACACCGGCAGAAAACCGCCTGTCTGA